A portion of the Candidatus Hydrogenedentota bacterium genome contains these proteins:
- a CDS encoding DUF1573 domain-containing protein: MKSSMCRALATIVAVVGLGVFGSASQAAPIIMSPAPVYEFGEQDNEGKVTHDFVIKNAGDEPLQITEVKTTCGCTVAKPEVNTLAPGEETKVGVTFNLKGKQGPQTKKITVLTNDPETPQYYLELKGTALALIMMEPGMLNFGKIIDNEPHVLPIKLHTTKEGYSFEVKEVTVEGAAPIQTVVETVTPGKEYKIIATTNPNLMPGNISGTIKITTSETTRPQLEARVFGHVIGALTVQPNFVTIQSSTDPNAARSTQYLQVVAGRTKSFELLEVIAPIEGMKAELIKRKENDYHIKLSEMPLDNSLKDKELIVRTNLPDTPEIRIPFKVRPARVTQVGRTPSRIPKGTVTEPTPVVSTAVPPQLPGAAAPAKESEN; the protein is encoded by the coding sequence GTGAAATCTAGTATGTGCAGGGCCCTTGCCACCATCGTGGCCGTTGTCGGCCTGGGAGTTTTTGGTTCCGCAAGTCAGGCGGCCCCTATCATCATGAGTCCGGCGCCGGTTTACGAGTTTGGCGAACAGGACAACGAGGGCAAGGTCACCCACGATTTTGTGATCAAAAATGCGGGCGACGAGCCCCTCCAGATCACGGAAGTAAAGACGACCTGCGGGTGCACCGTCGCCAAACCGGAAGTCAACACGCTGGCGCCGGGCGAAGAAACCAAGGTCGGGGTAACCTTCAACCTCAAGGGCAAGCAGGGCCCGCAGACCAAGAAGATTACGGTGCTTACCAACGATCCGGAAACGCCTCAGTACTACCTTGAGCTCAAGGGTACGGCCCTGGCCCTGATCATGATGGAACCGGGCATGCTCAACTTCGGCAAGATTATCGACAACGAGCCCCACGTCCTTCCGATTAAACTGCACACCACAAAGGAGGGTTACTCCTTTGAAGTGAAAGAAGTGACGGTCGAAGGCGCGGCCCCGATACAGACGGTCGTGGAAACGGTTACCCCCGGCAAGGAATACAAGATCATCGCCACCACGAATCCCAATCTCATGCCCGGCAACATCAGCGGGACCATCAAGATTACCACCAGCGAGACCACCCGTCCGCAACTGGAAGCACGGGTCTTCGGTCATGTCATCGGGGCGCTGACGGTTCAGCCGAATTTCGTCACGATCCAGTCCAGCACCGATCCAAACGCTGCCCGTTCGACCCAGTACCTCCAGGTGGTCGCCGGTCGGACCAAATCATTCGAATTGCTGGAAGTCATCGCGCCGATCGAAGGCATGAAAGCCGAACTGATCAAACGCAAGGAGAATGACTACCACATCAAGCTGAGCGAGATGCCGCTGGACAACTCTCTGAAGGACAAAGAGCTCATCGTGCGGACCAATCTGCCCGACACGCCCGAAATTCGCATCCCCTTCAAAGTCCGGCCGGCCCGGGTGACCCAGGTGGGGAGGACGCCATCGCGCATTCCCAAGGGAACGGTCACGGAGCCCACGCCCGTGGTAAGCACGGCGGTTCCGCCCCAGCTTCCGGGCGCAGCGGCACCCGCGAAAGAAAGCGAAAACTGA
- a CDS encoding PhoPQ-activated pathogenicity-related family protein, with amino-acid sequence MKVRPISKILVPLFLGLALADTGVVAESQAPKAAAETALDRYVHAPDPSFSWKVEGSLSKEGVTQYVLNMVSQNWRTPEEVDRTEWRHWVTVTVPDEVKYDTALLFIGGGNNGNEAPDEINKEFAQMAKLTSSVVVELSMVPNQPLEFAKDGKKRTEDDLIAYTWDKFLRTGDESWPARLPMTKSAVRAMDAVQAFAATDEAGKHTINNFVVAGGSKRGWTTWTTAAVDKRVVAIVPFVIDLLNIKESFKHHWEAYGFWAPAVGDYQNAGLMDWMGTPEYDALLQLVEPYSYIDRYTMPKFIVNACGDQFFLPDSSQFYWDDLKGEKYLRYVPNAGHGLDGSDALYSLVSFYHCIISKTPLPQYSWAFEGDSLVVKSATKPKSVRYWSATNSETRDFRVDVVGKIWKDKKVKAEADGTYRVKLQTPEKGWTAQMVELTFEGPGGTALKYTTPVKVLPETMPFTYTPPAVLPKGYLSK; translated from the coding sequence TTGAAAGTCCGCCCGATCTCAAAAATACTGGTACCCCTCTTTCTGGGTCTCGCACTGGCCGATACCGGCGTTGTAGCGGAGTCCCAGGCGCCCAAGGCCGCGGCGGAAACCGCCCTGGACCGCTACGTGCACGCGCCCGATCCCAGCTTTTCCTGGAAAGTCGAGGGTTCATTGAGCAAAGAAGGGGTCACCCAGTATGTCCTGAACATGGTCTCCCAGAACTGGCGCACCCCTGAAGAGGTCGACCGGACCGAATGGCGACACTGGGTTACGGTTACCGTCCCGGACGAAGTGAAATATGACACGGCCCTGCTTTTCATCGGCGGCGGCAACAATGGAAACGAAGCGCCCGACGAAATCAACAAAGAGTTCGCCCAGATGGCCAAGCTGACCAGTTCGGTCGTTGTCGAATTATCCATGGTGCCCAACCAGCCCCTTGAATTCGCGAAGGATGGCAAGAAGCGCACCGAGGACGATCTCATCGCCTACACGTGGGACAAATTCCTCCGCACCGGCGACGAATCCTGGCCCGCGCGCCTGCCCATGACCAAGAGCGCGGTCCGGGCGATGGACGCGGTGCAAGCCTTTGCCGCGACGGACGAAGCCGGCAAACATACCATCAACAATTTTGTGGTGGCCGGCGGATCGAAGCGTGGCTGGACCACGTGGACGACGGCGGCGGTGGACAAGCGGGTCGTGGCCATTGTGCCCTTTGTGATCGACCTGCTCAATATCAAGGAGTCTTTCAAGCACCACTGGGAAGCCTATGGCTTCTGGGCGCCGGCCGTGGGTGACTACCAGAATGCCGGTCTCATGGACTGGATGGGTACGCCGGAATACGACGCCCTGCTTCAATTGGTAGAACCTTACAGCTACATTGACCGCTACACCATGCCCAAGTTTATCGTGAACGCCTGCGGCGACCAATTTTTTCTGCCCGATTCTTCGCAGTTCTATTGGGATGATCTGAAAGGGGAGAAGTACCTCCGCTATGTGCCCAACGCCGGTCACGGCCTTGATGGTTCGGATGCGCTGTACTCCCTCGTGTCTTTTTATCACTGCATTATCAGCAAGACCCCGCTGCCGCAATACAGTTGGGCCTTCGAGGGCGATAGCCTGGTCGTAAAGTCGGCGACGAAGCCCAAGTCCGTGCGCTATTGGTCCGCCACCAACAGCGAGACCCGCGACTTTCGTGTGGACGTCGTCGGCAAGATCTGGAAGGACAAGAAGGTCAAGGCCGAGGCCGACGGCACCTATCGCGTGAAACTTCAGACCCCCGAAAAGGGGTGGACCGCGCAGATGGTCGAGTTGACCTTTGAAGGCCCGGGAGGGACCGCACTGAAGTACACCACGCCGGTGAAGGTGCTCCCCGAGACGATGCCCTTCACCTACACCCCGCCGGCGGTATTGCCGAAGGGCTACCTGTCCAAGTAA
- a CDS encoding mannose-1-phosphate guanylyltransferase has protein sequence MAGGSGERFWPVSRRLHPKQLLRLTSPTDTMLHESVNRLTPLISPEHIYVQTSEELVPAIRAAKLGIPDENVIAEPCRRNTAGCLAYAAAHMLARYGGDGSNLSMAVVTADHRIGDNKAFAETVSKILSVVESEPVLGTIGIPPTRPSTGFGYIQAILDEKPQDLGSVPQSFTVQAFREKPPLDVAKSYVASGDYFWNSGMFFWNIATFVKEFDAADPAYGQAIRAMAAAKADGDNDKVVKIFEGLISISIDYALMEKANKVAMVNATFAWDDIGTWSALERSREADEQGNVTQGDPVLIDSEGCIVYNDEGADARAVAVIGVTDLVVVVTKDAVLVVPKDQTEDVKRAVQALQARNAKQL, from the coding sequence ATGGCGGGCGGTTCCGGCGAGCGATTCTGGCCGGTTTCCAGGCGACTTCACCCGAAGCAATTGCTTCGGCTTACCAGCCCGACGGACACCATGCTCCATGAGTCCGTAAACCGCCTTACGCCCCTTATCTCACCGGAGCACATCTACGTGCAGACCAGCGAAGAGCTGGTTCCGGCAATTCGGGCCGCCAAACTTGGCATTCCCGATGAGAATGTGATTGCGGAACCCTGCCGACGCAATACGGCGGGTTGTCTGGCCTATGCCGCGGCCCACATGCTTGCGCGCTATGGCGGCGATGGAAGCAACCTGAGCATGGCCGTGGTCACGGCCGACCACCGTATCGGCGACAATAAGGCTTTCGCGGAAACGGTTTCAAAGATTCTGAGTGTCGTGGAGTCCGAACCCGTACTCGGCACCATCGGCATTCCGCCGACTCGGCCATCAACGGGTTTCGGCTACATTCAGGCGATTCTCGATGAGAAGCCGCAGGACCTCGGCTCCGTACCTCAGTCGTTTACGGTGCAGGCCTTCCGCGAAAAGCCCCCGTTGGACGTGGCCAAGTCTTATGTGGCCAGCGGCGACTATTTCTGGAACAGCGGCATGTTCTTCTGGAACATCGCGACCTTTGTAAAGGAATTCGACGCGGCGGATCCGGCCTATGGCCAGGCGATTCGCGCGATGGCGGCGGCCAAGGCTGATGGCGACAATGATAAGGTCGTCAAGATTTTTGAAGGGCTCATCAGCATTTCCATCGACTACGCCCTGATGGAAAAAGCCAACAAAGTGGCCATGGTGAACGCCACCTTCGCCTGGGACGATATCGGCACGTGGTCGGCACTCGAACGTTCGCGCGAAGCGGACGAACAGGGCAATGTAACCCAGGGTGACCCGGTGCTTATCGACAGCGAAGGCTGTATCGTGTATAACGATGAAGGTGCGGACGCCCGGGCGGTGGCGGTGATAGGCGTGACGGATCTGGTGGTGGTGGTGACGAAAGATGCTGTGCTCGTGGTGCCTAAAGACCAGACGGAAGATGTGAAACGGGCTGTTCAGGCCTTGCAGGCCCGAAACGCGAAGCAGTTGTAG
- a CDS encoding glycosyltransferase family 39 protein codes for MTRDTKILLGLLALAALVFSLNAGGYDLWPPDEPRYAEVAREMGETGYLVPRVNGEVYTEKPPLLFWSMAAFGALLDETNEWAARLPSILSGIYVVGLVFLLARRMFNAEVAFWAAIVLITCFRFWYQARRGQIDVLLTASMITALYAFWRWDDERKSAWLALAYTAIGAGMLAKGPPALVFPLLFLVGFYWKKPEPRKQTHWVLGSLFAIGVTLLWYVPARMYGADTAAEAVQSGMGENLFRNTLGRFLLGVSKAQPPWYYLETLPVDLIPWTFIAPPVLYWAWKSRKSSKAMWAIHSWLVPALIFFSISIGKRELYLLPLLPVFAMLFGAAIVHLRKTGNLKWLLRGGVAWSVLLTLFAVAPVALAFSPIEAQAIWRVYLLAGAGAVTGLAGMLLLLKRGGAMTPPVMAVQTLLIYSLAVFTAYPEINHFKSARPICEPVRALAEAGVDFKLYSVGFSREEYVYYARHFHTPVLTGLVGEITPDTIMEQAKLQKDARKTIAKAVDEVPVANLQHVTPEERQALFDAIESAVAGHEDEAAIRAFEADLQKAIADFINLLKEPAPAFAFIQEEDWRWLLPLYPGEIPATILVDRPVGSRHVLLLANDAATALLNPPR; via the coding sequence ATGACCCGCGACACGAAGATCCTTCTGGGCCTGCTCGCCCTGGCCGCCCTGGTATTCAGTCTCAACGCCGGCGGCTACGACCTGTGGCCGCCCGACGAGCCACGCTACGCCGAAGTGGCCAGGGAAATGGGGGAGACCGGCTATCTCGTTCCCCGCGTCAATGGCGAGGTGTACACCGAGAAACCGCCGCTCCTGTTCTGGTCCATGGCGGCCTTCGGAGCGCTCCTGGATGAGACAAACGAGTGGGCGGCGCGCCTTCCCTCGATTCTCTCGGGCATATACGTCGTGGGACTTGTCTTTCTGCTCGCACGACGCATGTTCAACGCGGAAGTGGCCTTCTGGGCCGCCATCGTGCTGATCACGTGTTTCCGTTTCTGGTATCAGGCCCGAAGAGGCCAGATCGATGTACTGCTGACCGCCTCCATGATCACGGCCCTCTACGCCTTCTGGCGATGGGATGACGAACGAAAGAGCGCCTGGCTCGCCCTCGCCTACACCGCGATTGGCGCGGGCATGCTCGCCAAGGGGCCGCCCGCCCTCGTATTCCCGCTCCTCTTCCTCGTCGGATTCTACTGGAAGAAACCCGAGCCCCGTAAGCAGACCCACTGGGTCCTGGGTTCGCTCTTTGCCATCGGCGTTACCCTCCTGTGGTACGTGCCGGCCCGTATGTATGGTGCGGATACTGCCGCGGAAGCCGTGCAATCGGGCATGGGGGAGAATCTCTTTCGAAACACCCTCGGGCGCTTCCTGTTGGGCGTGAGCAAGGCCCAGCCCCCCTGGTATTACCTTGAAACCCTGCCGGTGGACTTGATTCCCTGGACCTTCATCGCGCCGCCGGTGCTCTATTGGGCCTGGAAGAGCCGAAAGTCCTCCAAGGCCATGTGGGCCATCCATTCGTGGCTCGTGCCCGCACTGATCTTCTTTTCCATATCCATCGGAAAGCGGGAGCTCTATCTCCTGCCCCTGCTTCCCGTTTTCGCCATGCTCTTCGGTGCCGCCATAGTCCATCTGCGCAAAACAGGAAACCTGAAGTGGCTGCTGCGCGGCGGCGTCGCCTGGTCCGTCTTGCTGACGCTCTTTGCCGTGGCGCCGGTGGCCCTGGCCTTCAGCCCGATCGAGGCGCAGGCGATCTGGCGCGTATACCTGCTTGCCGGCGCGGGGGCCGTCACCGGGCTGGCGGGAATGCTGTTGCTCCTGAAACGCGGGGGCGCTATGACGCCGCCGGTCATGGCGGTTCAGACGCTCTTGATCTATAGTCTGGCGGTTTTCACCGCTTATCCCGAGATCAACCATTTCAAGTCCGCCCGGCCCATCTGTGAACCCGTGCGGGCCCTGGCCGAGGCCGGTGTGGACTTCAAGCTGTATTCCGTCGGCTTTTCCCGCGAGGAGTACGTCTACTACGCCCGACACTTCCACACCCCCGTGCTCACCGGGCTCGTGGGCGAGATTACACCCGATACGATCATGGAGCAGGCCAAACTTCAAAAGGACGCCAGAAAGACCATTGCCAAAGCGGTGGACGAGGTCCCGGTTGCAAACCTTCAACACGTGACCCCGGAAGAGCGGCAGGCCCTTTTTGACGCCATTGAGTCGGCCGTCGCCGGGCACGAAGATGAGGCGGCCATCCGCGCCTTTGAAGCCGATCTCCAGAAGGCCATCGCGGATTTTATTAACCTGCTCAAAGAACCAGCGCCCGCCTTCGCCTTTATACAGGAAGAGGACTGGCGCTGGCTGTTACCGCTCTATCCGGGCGAGATTCCCGCCACGATTCTGGTGGACCGCCCCGTGGGGAGCCGACACGTACTGTTGCTGGCCAATGATGCAGCTACGGCGCTTCTCAACCCACCCAGGTGA